In the genome of Arabidopsis thaliana chromosome 4, partial sequence, the window gtaattCAAGTTTGATGTTCTACAAACaacatctttatttttagGTAACCCAAAGTTTACTCGAGTGGTCCAAATTTAAATGTTCAACCcaagattttaaatttttaatgcaTGCTTTGAACTTTGGAAGTTTATAAAGTTCTGATTTACAAATTGATAAATCATATAAGTATGTGTAGTTAAACTAATAGAATCATCaactgaatttttttaattatgccGTTACAAAAATTTACAGAATTAGGTACTTTTGTAtgcaaaactatatatatcatcattccattttgttatttttgacaaaactaatactttaatataaaaaataaacatttccTCGTGTGATTCAAAGACTATAGATTGAAATACTTTatcatatacaaaaattattatgatttCTGATTTAAGACAGAATTTATGTCTCAACGAATAAGTTAtcttgtttaagaaaaatctaaaGTACTAATACAATCTGTTACGACTAAATTATTTCTTAGCCGCATGGGAGATCTTGGGCAACATGCCTCAACATAGATACgggttttaatttaaataatgttCTCCTCCAAAATACATTTAGATAAGAGATTTGGAAATATCGTAATCGAATACAATAAAGAATTAAATTGCCGTATATTATTAGAAAACCAGACATGGAAAAAGATGGGTAGGTGTGGGCGCTCTTTTTAGGTTCTGTTTGACGAACTCATTATCAAAAGGTGTAAGTGTAAATTACTTTCTTACCTAAACCTACTTCTATTAGACTCTTTTATTCTGcattcttcaaattttttgggCATCTTGAAAGATtcctttaaaacaaaaaaaagggtaaaagATTGAGATCAGAAGATGGTTTTGTTGACAGGTGGTGCTGAAGTTTGGATTCAATGAATTTCGAAGTTCTTGCGATATTGTCAAGTTTTCCTCTTGGAATaccatatttgttttaatagaTATACTGTAGTTGTTAGtttagatatattatttttcataaCCGAGTTTGTTTACATTTGTATATGTTAGGATAGAATGATGTAGCCATGTAGGTGGGATCTTGATAAGTGATAACTATCAATTTACAGAATCTTTGAAATGAATCTACGTGTCCTCAAAGGTAGcataatatatttacattatAGTATTAACAGCAGGTACCACCGTCCACGTGTGCATAAAGTTTTGGTGTTTCTAGACTCTCTTGTCATACTACTAACTGAAATATTGTAATATGGTTTTCACACTAAAAAATCGAATCAACCCaatatattatcaaatcaaaccaaCGACGATAAATTTTacctaaaactttttttttaaaacgattttCAGCCGAAATATCACAAGATTATCGGTCTTGGGCTAGACTCTAGAGAGGGATAGATAGATGGaacttagaaaataataaatggaaaaagatattaaaagaataataacTTTGAAGTTCAAAGTACAATCGGAATGGAATATCAGTCTTTTGCGTGAATGCGTGTGATGTGAGTCTTGACGTCGTATATGGAACCAAAAAGGTGAAAAAGCAAACCGAGTTATTAAACCACTAATTAAAACTATAAGACATTCTTAGCACATCGGattaaatagaagaaaatcaacaataatTGAGAACGGAAGCATTAATTATGACATGTAATAAACGGGAAAAACAACGACAATTATGGACTTTGGAAGCATCGATTGTACTGGGGTTTGGAGCATCAATAATCCATATTTTGGATACaacaacaattttgtttgttttttactcaAATAAAGATGCTATATTTGTTATGTTCAAAATCTCTATACATCTTTCGGTCTACGGCCAAATAGGCAAATACTTGCACCAATTACAAGCAAGTAAGTTTATATCTTGACATATAATCAATATATGATATAGTCCATGCGATTCCAGCTAACCACATATAACTAATTCATACTTTAGTGGAGCTAGCCAGATATAACTTTATTCATATAGTAGTGTGGTTATGAATccaatatataattgatagaGAAATGGTAGTTTCGAAGTAACGAAGGTTGACAATTTCAAAAAGCCCATACAATCAGTTTGAGAGACTTAAAAGAGTTGAATAATGTACAGCAACAACGAGTCAAAGTCATGCTTGTGTGTTACGTGTTCTATATGTGTCCATGATTATAACGCAATAGCAATATCATGTCGGTGCGCTAacttgttttgactttttggggtcattaaactaaaacatcagtttcaatatacatatacatgaCGTCATAAACGTTCCATTCAATCGCTATGccattttaatataatagaattttgcaacttttttttttcctcaaggTAGAATTTTATAACTATAGATTAAAATTGGATAATTAAAGTTCTTTGTTCGTttatttgattagtttttctGTAGTATAGGGTCAAACAAGGCAATGTTAAAAGTCAAccatcttctttatttatatttgttccTAGTTAATTACACTTAACACTGTTTGTTAATTcattgaaattgttttgtcATGTACTAACTATTGATTATTCAGTCACCGTCCCATGACATGATAATCCCACCAAGGTACCAACACGTCCAAAACAACGAAATAggaaattattatttagaatCTAATGGGCTAAAAATAAGGCCCAAATAAAAAGCAAAGGCCCAATATATACTGTCACAAAAACCCTCAAAGAACAGTGAAGCTCTCATCACGATCGCAACAATGGCGGCTGCTGCGAAGGAGATCCTACGGCGACCAGTGGCGGCAACAATAAGGCTAACCGTTCCGGCGGGAGGAGCGAGGCCAGCCCCACCGGTAGGTCCGGCGCTAGGTCAGTACAGGCTTAACCTGATGGCTTTCTGCAAAGACTTCAACGCTAGGACTCAAAAGTACAAACCAGACACTCCGATGGCCGTGACGATAACGGCGTTCAAGGACAACTCTTTCGAATTCACCGTCAAGTCTCCGACGGTGTCGTGGTACATCAAGAAAGCAGCTGGAGTCGATAAAGGAAGCACACGCCCGGGTCATTTGTCGGTGACGACGCTATCGGTGAGACACGTGTACGAGATCGCGAAGGTGAAGCAGACGGATCCGTTTTGTCAGTATATGCCGTTGGAATCGATTTGCAAATCCATCATTGGTACTGCTAATTCTATGGGTATCAAGATCGTTCAGGATTTGGAgtgattttagggtttctgatGAAAGAGTGGAATCAATTTGCTTCTGGTAAACGTCTTTGCTTTGAGTAGTAAAGTATAAACCATGAATGAATTTCACagattgttttgtgttttggtgtTACTTCCattgtgttgtttgtttcaatgGATAATTGAGCTCCAAAAgctttccaaaatcaaaatagatATTGAGTTTGTTTAACTTTGATCGTTTGAATAATTTGGACAGTAAAGACATtgcattgttgttgttgtggatgTAGAAATTGTTCGTATGAGCAAAGTATTCTAAAGTTTGGTCCTTTAACTTGATATATCAGATTCCATGGAAGAAGTTTTCCTCTGTAAATTCGATTTTTTCAGAGAATTGTGTGTTCATAGCTCAGTGATTTGAAGGAACAATGGGGGTGGTCTGAAATGGCAAGACATAAGTAGGATCTTAAGGAAACAACAATctcaaattaacaaaactgaAAGCTTTTGAATTGAGTTgcttgaatcttcttctgcaaTATGTTTTCAAGTGTCACAGCTTTGTTTGTAGTTGTATGTTTGGAGAAACTAGAACTTTTCTTGTGTTTCATTGGAGATTAGTTTGGAGTCTGTAATCGAGCCCCAAGCTTATGAGTTATGACTATCAAGCTCGATGAAATGTCCAGCTCGAACTAG includes:
- the MRPL11 gene encoding mitochondrial ribosomal protein L11; the encoded protein is MAAAAKEILRRPVAATIRLTVPAGGARPAPPVGPALGQYRLNLMAFCKDFNARTQKYKPDTPMAVTITAFKDNSFEFTVKSPTVSWYIKKAAGVDKGSTRPGHLSVTTLSVRHVYEIAKVKQTDPFCQYMPLESICKSIIGTANSMGIKIVQDLE